The nucleotide window ATCACCCTTGGCAATATCGGTGACCTGAACCGGAGTCAGAGCTATGTTACCCAGGGTTTTATAGGCTCGGATCCCAATAATTTCACCACCACGCTGGGCCGCGAAGGTTCGGATTACAGTGCGGCTGTTTTTGCCTATGGCCTGGATGCCGAATCGCTGACTATCTGGAAGGATGTACCCGGCGTGATGACGGGCGACCCGCGTAAATTCTCAGACGTTCAGCTGCTGGACAGCATCTCTTACGAAGATGCCATTGAAATGGCCTATTTCGGTGCCTCGGTAATCCACCCGAAAACCCTGCAGCCGCTTCAGAAGAAAAATATACCCTTTTACGTTAAATCTTTCCTGGAACCGGACCAAGCCGGCACCCGTGTAAGCGGCTCCGGCAACAGCAGCAACCTGCCGTCCTATATCCTGAAAGAAAACCAGTTTCTGGTGCACATCGCTACCCGTGATTTTTCCTTCATTGCAGAAGAGCATATCAGCCAGATCTTCAACCTTCTCGCCAAATACCAGATCAAAGTGTCCCTTATGCAGAATACAGCCATATCACTGGCCTTGTGCCTGGAGGATAAATATGGCCACCTCGAGGATTTCAACAGAGATCTGAACGCCGGATTCACAACGGAGATGACGGCAGGAGTGTCACTTTTTACCGTACGCAACGCAGGACCTGAGGATGTCACCAGGTATTGCGCAGACAAGGAAATTCTGCTGGAACAGATTTCTCACAATACCGTGCAGATGGTGATCCGATAACTAATTCCCCTTCGATAAAAATGAGCTTAATTTCCAAACAGGATCTGATAAATGCATCGGGCATGAGCAGACTGGGTTTCATAAAAAACCCACTTTCCGCCGCCATTATGCGTCTGACCAATATAGACAGGGTAAATAATCTTTATGATAAGGTAAAGAATAAAGAAGGCAAGGAATTTTTTGATGCTTTTGTACGGGAGCGAAACCTTAAATACATCGTATTTGCTGAAGATTTGGCAAAAATTCCCAGAACCGGCCCCTTTATCCTGGTAGCCAACCACCCCCTGGGAGCTATAGACGGCATCCTGATGACCAAGATACTTTCTGAGATACGGCCGGATTTCAAGATCATGGGAAATTTTCTGCTGTCGCGCATCAAGCCAATGGAACCTTATGTCATTTCCGTAAATCCGTTTGAGAACCGCAAAGAACTTCACAGCAGTTCCGGTGGAATGCGCGACACATTGCGTCACCTGGCTGAAGGCGGCTGTGTAGGCATTTTTCCCGCCGGTGAGGTTTCAAACAGAAACAATGCATTCAATGAAATAATGGACAAGGAATGGCAAAAACCTGCCATTAAGCTGATTCGGAAGGCGAAAGTTCCGGTGGTTCCGATGTACTTCCATGCCAAGAACAGTAAAGCATTTTACAGGCTTGCAAAACTGCATCCCAATCTGCAGACCATGTTGCTGCCGTCTGAAATGATGCATCATCGTGAAAAACCCATCCGGATGCGAATTGGAAAGCCAATTTCTGTAAAAGTGATTGAGGAGCAGGAAGATGCGGAAGAACTCGGCGAATTCCTGAAACGCAAGGTTTATATGCTCAAATCCTATTATGAGCGTCGTAAGTCCCTGCCGGATATCCTGAAACTGCCCAACCTGAACATTAAGTTTCCGCTGCTACTGAAGGAGGAAAACATTATCCAGAATATTATTGATGAAACCCCCACGGAAGACATCGTAAAGGAGATCGCCACCCTGCGGGCCAACGACAAGATGTTTTTCAGCAACGGAAACTATGAAGTCTATTTTGCGGCTTACGACGAGATCCCGTCCATTATGCGGGAGATCGGGCGCCAGCGTGAGCTTACCTTCCGTGCTATTGGCGAGGGCAGCAACCTGCCTTATGACCTGGACGAATTTGACCAGCATTACTACCATCTTTTCCTCTGGGACAGTGAGGCGAAGAAAATCGCCGGTGCCTACCGCATGGGTCTGGGCCGGGAAATTATGAAGAAACACGGCGTGGGAGGCTTCTATACCAATTCGCTCTTTGAGTTTGACCAGGAAATCCATCCTTTCTTCCGGAAGGTTATAGAAATGGGCCGTGCCTACATCCTGCAGGAATATCAGATGAAGCCCCTGCCCCTTTTCCTGCTTTGGCGCGGCATTGTGCATGTATGCCTCCGCAATCCTGATCATAAGTTCCTAATGGGAGGTGTTAGCATCTCCGATAAATTCTCGGATTTCTCCAAATCACTGATCATTGAATTTATGCGCTCCAATTATTACGACTCGGCAGTGGCCCAGTACATTCATCCCAAACATGAGTTCAAGATCAAACTCAGGGACCGCGACAAGCACCTTTTTCTGGACGAAGTGGAATCGGACCTGAACAAGCTGGATAAAATCATCGACGACCTGGAGCCGGAGCTCAGGCTGCCCGTACTGATTAAGAAATATATTAAGCAGAACGCGAAGGTAGTTGCCTTTAATGTAGACCCGAAGTTTAATGATGCCATAGACGGACTGATGTACATCCGGATAAGCGACCTGCCGGAAAGCACCATAAAGCCGGTTCTGGAAGAGATGAGTGAAGAAATGCGCAAGGAACAGGAAAATAATAAATCTGAAAATCAGGCAGTTTAGAAAAAACACGATAAAAAGCGCGAAAATACTTGCGCCGCATGCAAAAAGATTCTATTTTTGCAGCACTTAAAACAACAGAAGTTAACGGTTTCTTAGCTCAGTTGGTAGAGCAACGGATTGAAAATCCGTGTGTCCCTGGTTCGATCCCTGGAGAAACCACAAACCACTTACAGCAATGTAGGTGGTTTTTTTTATGCAGTTTTTTTCACGCGGCGGGACATGAAAGCGGCGATGTTCAAAAGTTGTGAAATGTGTTTGTATTTGACTTTTTTAAAGTCGCAGAGGTTAGACCTAAGAGCCAGTTAACCCCGCGGCACAAGTGGAACCGACGGTGATTTTTTAACATTCGATGAAGTAGTCGGTATTACGATTTAGGATCCCAATGCAGTTTTTAGAGAGACTTTTCATTTTAACGGTTTTATTGTTTTTTTTACCAAAATTCTAAACAGAAGAGAGGCAAGGCCGCGGTTGGTATTATTTAACATGCTACTTCTTTTAGCGGGAATGAAGGTAAATAATACGGCGATTTTAGTTATTATCCTTTTTGTTATCTTTACAAACACCGCTATCATAACCTTCTATTACAAAAATACCCGGCAGTTAGCTGTCAACTCCCAAGAAATACAAAAATTAATGATATGAAAGACAAACTAATGATCCTGTTTTTATTTATGACCATTGATCTGTCCTTCGCTCAACTAAATTGCTATCAGCAGAATAATGGTTTGTATCAGTATTATGCAAAATTGGAAAATATCCCAAATTTGAATTCAAATTTTAATAAAACTGATTTTATGAATTATGTGACAACATATGGTAATATGACCACTGGAAATCTTTCAACATTAAACACAAGCGTAATATTGGTTTCAAAATCCTTTCCTACTTCTCAAACACCTTTCTTGCAAAATGTTGTTAGTATAGATTCAGATTCAGACATTTATCCAATTATTCTAAACTCTAATAATTCTGTTACTACAATTGAATGCAGAAACAATCCGATTTTATTAAATGTTCAAAATTTTGAGAAGAAGAACCTTAAACTAACTATTACAAAAAACCCAATTGATGAAACTTCAAAAATCGTAATCGATCCTAAAGTCAGGTTTTTTAAAATTGTAATAACCAATACTGCTGGTCAAATTATCTACGAAAATCAATTTAAAAGTGTAGACAGCATTTTTCTGAATGAAATAATACTAGATCGTGGATTGTACATTTTAACTGTAACTGATCTAGATGACAATCAAACAGAATCAACTAAATTAATCAAATAGAGAGACTACACCTTATAGCTAAGCTTTCATTGGGCTTGGCAGACCAACAATGAAAGCTCGTTAAAAGGAAGTTTCGGCAGCTTTTTGACCGTCTGTGAAAGTTTCGATTTTAGAATTAAACCTATAAAGCAGTCTTTCAGAAGGATTTCTTTCTTTATTAACTCCGGATGTTGAAAAATTTCGACGTCGCAGTCCAGTCCAAAGGGACAAATGTTCCCTTACGCAATTCCTAAAGAGAGCTAACTGGAAGTTTATGCTTTCATGCAGTTGCCAATGCAAACTCAAACAGTTCAACTTATTTTTCCAAAAAATATTAATTATCTTCGCTCTCCAAACCTTTAAATCAGAGAATGAAAAATATATTTGCAGCTCTTGCGCTGCTTCTGTCCCTCAGTTTTTCCGCACAGGACGGCATACAGTTCCGGAAAAACACCTTCAGTGAAATGCTGGCGCAGGCCAAAAAAGAAAACAAACTT belongs to Chryseobacterium sp. and includes:
- a CDS encoding aspartate kinase, with the protein product MKVFKFGGASVKDAEGVRNVATVLQRQDVHPCLLVVSAMGKTTNALEEVIKLYFEKGDYFSAVDKIINSHLQTAAELFTKDAPIMRELQEIADDLLNFLRKNKSPNYSYVYDQTVSTGELLSSRILSEYLNSAGYSNQWLDAREYIKTDENYREGNVQWQITLGNIGDLNRSQSYVTQGFIGSDPNNFTTTLGREGSDYSAAVFAYGLDAESLTIWKDVPGVMTGDPRKFSDVQLLDSISYEDAIEMAYFGASVIHPKTLQPLQKKNIPFYVKSFLEPDQAGTRVSGSGNSSNLPSYILKENQFLVHIATRDFSFIAEEHISQIFNLLAKYQIKVSLMQNTAISLALCLEDKYGHLEDFNRDLNAGFTTEMTAGVSLFTVRNAGPEDVTRYCADKEILLEQISHNTVQMVIR
- a CDS encoding lysophospholipid acyltransferase family protein, with translation MSLISKQDLINASGMSRLGFIKNPLSAAIMRLTNIDRVNNLYDKVKNKEGKEFFDAFVRERNLKYIVFAEDLAKIPRTGPFILVANHPLGAIDGILMTKILSEIRPDFKIMGNFLLSRIKPMEPYVISVNPFENRKELHSSSGGMRDTLRHLAEGGCVGIFPAGEVSNRNNAFNEIMDKEWQKPAIKLIRKAKVPVVPMYFHAKNSKAFYRLAKLHPNLQTMLLPSEMMHHREKPIRMRIGKPISVKVIEEQEDAEELGEFLKRKVYMLKSYYERRKSLPDILKLPNLNIKFPLLLKEENIIQNIIDETPTEDIVKEIATLRANDKMFFSNGNYEVYFAAYDEIPSIMREIGRQRELTFRAIGEGSNLPYDLDEFDQHYYHLFLWDSEAKKIAGAYRMGLGREIMKKHGVGGFYTNSLFEFDQEIHPFFRKVIEMGRAYILQEYQMKPLPLFLLWRGIVHVCLRNPDHKFLMGGVSISDKFSDFSKSLIIEFMRSNYYDSAVAQYIHPKHEFKIKLRDRDKHLFLDEVESDLNKLDKIIDDLEPELRLPVLIKKYIKQNAKVVAFNVDPKFNDAIDGLMYIRISDLPESTIKPVLEEMSEEMRKEQENNKSENQAV
- a CDS encoding T9SS type A sorting domain-containing protein, with protein sequence MKDKLMILFLFMTIDLSFAQLNCYQQNNGLYQYYAKLENIPNLNSNFNKTDFMNYVTTYGNMTTGNLSTLNTSVILVSKSFPTSQTPFLQNVVSIDSDSDIYPIILNSNNSVTTIECRNNPILLNVQNFEKKNLKLTITKNPIDETSKIVIDPKVRFFKIVITNTAGQIIYENQFKSVDSIFLNEIILDRGLYILTVTDLDDNQTESTKLIK